The genome window GCAGCCGTTGCTATAAAAGGGGGTACTCTTTCGATGTGAAACCATTACGATAATGGAGTTCATCCGATGTTCAGCAGCGCAGGGTAATGCTAGCCATAGAGCACCAGCCAGCCGACCAGGGCCAGGGCTTCGCTGGTTTCACAGACAAAGCCCAGCAGATCGCCGGTGACGCCGCCAAGCCGCCGGTGAAAATAGCGGCTTGCCCCCCAGCTGTATATGCCGACCGCCCCCATGAGCAGAAGTGCGGACAGGCCGCTGACCATGAGGGTTGCTACTGCGGTGATTGTGGCGGCGGTCCATAGTTCCCGAATGGTTACCTGTTCAGTGATTGATTGCCCCAGCCCTCCCTCGGGTCTGGCATAGACAGAGAGGTGGGCCATAATGACAATGGCAAACCGGCCATAGGCCGGCAGCAGGATCAGGCAGGAAACCATAGTGTGCCCGGGAAGGTTGGACAAGGCGGCATATTTCAGCAGCAGAACAGTGATTAGTGCCAGAGCACCCATGGTGCCGATGGCACTGTCTTTCATAATCTTAAGAATATCATCCCGGCAGTCGCGGCCGCTGAGCAAGCCGTCGGCGGTATCCGCCAGCCCGTCGAGGTGGAAGCCGCCGGTAAGCAGAATCTGGACAGGCAGCAGCAATGCGGCAATGACAGCCTTGGGCAGCAGGGGAGCGAGCAGCAGGTAGACAACGGCAAGGATGACGCCCAGCAAAAGCCCCACCAGGGGAAAACAGCACAGTGAGGCGCCGATTTCCCTGGGAGTCAGGGTTTTCTGTACAGGGAACGGCAGGATCGTCAGAAAGGAGAGGGCAAAATGAAACGAGGTGAACATCTTATTTAAGTTTCAGCGGCAAGCCGCAGCAGACCAGGTATACCTCCTGGCAGACGGCAGCCAGCCGCTGATTGGCGGTGCCGGCCAGATCACGGAAGGCGCGTCCTAGGGGGTTGTCGGGAACGATGCCGCTGCCCACTTCATTGGTGACGAAGATAATGGTTGCCGGAATTTGCGGCAGAGAGCTGAGAAACGCATCCACGAGCCTCAAAACGGCGGTAGGATTGTGCTCGTTGCTCAGCAGCAGGTTGGTCAGCCAGAGGGTTATGCAGTCCACCAAGATGACCTGGTACTGCGAGGCGGCTTGCTGCAGGGTGTCATGCAGCTGGTAGGGTTCCTCAATGGTGGCCTGCCAGGCGCTGCCACGCAGTTCCTGATGTCTGGCAACCCGGACGGCCATTTCCTGGTCGTGGATCTGGGCGGTTGCCAGATAAGCCCGTGGCCCGGGCAGCTGCTCAGCCAGCTGCTGGGCAAAGGTGCTTTTACCGCTGCGGGCCCCGCCGGTTATCAAAATTGTTGATTGATGATCCATAATCGTTTGCTAACCATCTATGTTTATTGACATTATTCACCTAACCCAAATAGTGCTCAGTGTCAATGCCTTTTTATTGTTTGTGGCGGTCTGCCTTTCCCGTCCGCCCATGTCCGCGCCTGGTGTCTTTGTTGTCCGTAGGGGTCCGGTAGCTTTGCAAGCGCTTGGTCCCTGACCATGTTGCTGGGCGCCATACCCATTCACCTGCTTTTGTTTGTGGTAAGGTGGGCGAATCAATGGTATGATAGTCAGCTGGAAACATGTCAAGTTTTCCTTCCTTTTTGCCGATGTAACATCTGTTTGCAGTGGGATGCCGGCGGCCATCGGCTCAGGGGCTTCTCCATTTTAGCACATCCTTGCCATTCGTTGTTGTCTTTGGGGATCGTAGGTGTATGAATATTCTGCTCGTAGATGATAATCCTCCTGTTGTTGAAATGTTATCACAGGTACTTATGGCGGAGGGCTATCAAATTGCCACCGCCCATGACGGTGTTGCCGCCCTGGAGCGATTGCAGCAGAAAAATTTTGACCTGGTGCTCACCGATTTGAAGATGCCGCGGATGGGCGGGATGGAACTGCTGGGTGAGATCAGGAAACTGCGGAATCCCCCTGTGGTTATCGTCGTTACCGCCTATGCCACTATGGAAACGGCAATCGACTCCATTAAACTGGGGGTTTATGATTATCTGGTCAAACCCTTCAATATGGATCAGGTGCTCCATGCGGTTCATCGGGCGGTGGAAAAAAGGCGGCTGGAGAAGGAAAATGTTCAGCTCAAAGAGATGGTGGTGCTGTATAATGCCAGCGAAGCCATCAGTTCCAGTTTGCAGACGTCAACGATTATCGATGTGATGCTGGAAGCCGCTTTTGCTCAATCGAGGGCGGATCTTGCCGTTCTTTACCTGCGTGAGGATGATGGCTCACTGCTTTCGGTTGCCCGCCACCGGTCCGGCGATTTTGCTGAGCTGGAGGGGGCTGAATTCATGCAGTCCCTGGCCCGTGATATTGATATTTCGTGGCTACCGGATATTTTTGACGGCCAGGGGTCAAGGATTTTCGACCCTGGAGATCGCTCGGTTGAGCCCATGATGCGTACCTCGTCAACCGAGCAGCAATTTCACTCTTTGCTGAGCATCTCATTGAAAGCCAACAACCGTTATTTGGGCATCCTTAATCTCTTTTCCCTGACCCCCGGTTTTACCTTCAGTGAGAAAGAAAGCCGGGCCTTGTATATCTTGTCGGCCAAAGGCGCCTCGGCAATTCAAAATGCCTTTTTGTATGAAAATACCCAGCAGAACTATCTGCAGACAATCAAAAGTTTTGCCTATGCTCTGGAGGCAAAAGATCAGTATACCCATGGCCACTCCCAGCAGGTGACCCGCTATGCGGAAATCCTGGCCCAGGGATTGAAGCTTGATCCCCAGCAGATCAACCTGCTGACTCAGGCCGCGCTGCTCCATGACATTGGTAAAATCGGCATTAGCGAGGCAATCCTCAATAAACCGGGGCGGTTGACTGACGAGGAATTTCAGGTTATCAAAAAGCATCCGGTTACCGGTAAACACATCCTGACGCCGATCAGTTCGCTGGCGCCCATTGTTCCCATTGTTTACCACCACCATGAGCGATGGGATGGCGGGGGATATCCGGAAGGACTGCAGGGAGAGAAGATCCCTTTAATGGCCAGGATTCTCACGGTTGCTGACGCTTTTGACGCCATGACCTCAAACCGGGCCTACCGCCAGCCCATGGCAACCGAGGAGGCCTTTCAGGAGTTGGGTGCTTGTGCCGGGTCCCAATTTGATCCCCTGCTGGTCGGTATTTTTCAACGTCAGCGTCAGGTCGTTGAGCAGTTGATGGTGTTACGTTGACCAGGGGTCCGAGGGTGTGTCCGGCCATAAAGTCCTTGACAAAAGTCCAGCCGATTTGCTATATCGTCTCAGTTTCTTCAATCCTATCTGATTAAAACAGCCTTTGAGGAAAATAGCCTGCCAAAATTTGAAGGGTGGTACAGGAAAGACCACTACGGTGGTCAATCTTGCCCATTATCTGGCCCAGCAGGGGCGGAAGGTTCTGGTTGTCGACCTTGATGCCCAGGGCAGTGTGGGGGTAAGCCTTGGCGTCGAGGCTGAACATGGCCTCTATGAGCTGCTCATTGATAACTGTCCATTAGCCGATTGCGTTATCGAAGCCCGGGAGAATCTCTACTGTCTTCTCTCAGATCAGTCGGTGGCAGCCTGTGAAACCATTTTGGTGGCCAAGACCCGCAGGGAAGAAATCCTGAGCCGTGGCTTGTCCCAGGTTGCAGAGGTGCTGCCCGGGGTGGAGGTGGTGTTGCTGGACTGTTCACCTTCCCTTTCTATTCTCAGTCAGAATGCCCTGGTGTATGCCGATGAGCTGATTATCCCGGTCAGTATGGATTTCCTGGCACTTGTCGGAGCCAACCATGTCTTTGATAACCTGGGGATGATTGAGGAGTATTTCCATAAAAAACTGAAAATATTAGGTATTGTTCCGACGTTTTTTGATAAGCGGGTCAATATGAGTAAGGAAGTGCTGGCTGCTTTGCGGGAGCAGTATGGTTCTCTGGTTATGTCGCCGGTACGTGTTGATACGAAATTGAAACAGGCATCGAGTGCCCGCCAGACAATCTTTGAGTTCCATGAGAAGAGTCGGGCAGCTTTCGATTACCTGCAGGTTGGTGAGGAGTTGTTCCCATGAGTGCAACCAAACGCCGGAAACCGGCAGCTGGGACAGGCAAGAGGAAAAAGGCCTTGGCCGAGGTCCCTGAACGGGCTCCGGTAGCTAGACAGAAAATGGCCGCTTTTTTTGACTCTGAAACCCGGGAGGGAGATATGATGGCTGGAAAAACCAAAGATAGTACACCGATTCCTGAGACTGAAAAACATCTGGCAAAAGTTGCGGTAAAAGTGGATGTGAAGAACCTGCCCGCTGAGCCCCCCAAGGCAGCGGCAGCCAAAGAACCGCTGTCAGCAGTAAAACCGTCCCCTGGGAAAGCGGGGGCCAAAGATAATCGGCAAGAGAGTGTAAACAAAAACGATTCAGCGAAAGGTGATGCGAAGATGTCAGGAAAAACACAGGGAAGCTGTCAACGTAATGATGGTGGATCAAATATGGTGGGTTTTGTGGCCTTGTTTGCGGCGATTGCCGCTTTGGCATTGGTGTGGTTTTACGCCTCAACCGCAACCGGCTCCCCCTCGGTGCTCAATGATCTGCAGAAGAGCAAGGTTGAGCTGGTGGAGAAGATTGATGCGCTTGATGCCAAGGTAAGCGCGTTGGATGCCAAGTTTGTTGCCGCTGAAAAGGCAAAACTGGTCAAATCGGTGAATGACTCTCTGGAAGCCATTAATGCTCTGGCTGCCAATGCTGATCCTAAAACTGCTGAGCTGCTGAAAAAGATGCAGGTGGAGATGCAAAAATCACTTGTGGAGCTGAAATAATAGTTTAGAGTTGTTTCTGATGCTCATAGAGGGCGGCGCTGATAGTGCCGCCCTCTTTTTCTTGGGAAGATGCGGCTTCGGGGCGAGCATGCTGAACTCAAGTGGGTGGCCGCCTTGGACGACATGCTTTACTGCCGT of Candidatus Anaeroferrophillus wilburensis contains these proteins:
- the cobS gene encoding adenosylcobinamide-GDP ribazoletransferase, whose translation is MFTSFHFALSFLTILPFPVQKTLTPREIGASLCCFPLVGLLLGVILAVVYLLLAPLLPKAVIAALLLPVQILLTGGFHLDGLADTADGLLSGRDCRDDILKIMKDSAIGTMGALALITVLLLKYAALSNLPGHTMVSCLILLPAYGRFAIVIMAHLSVYARPEGGLGQSITEQVTIRELWTAATITAVATLMVSGLSALLLMGAVGIYSWGASRYFHRRLGGVTGDLLGFVCETSEALALVGWLVLYG
- a CDS encoding response regulator, with translation MNILLVDDNPPVVEMLSQVLMAEGYQIATAHDGVAALERLQQKNFDLVLTDLKMPRMGGMELLGEIRKLRNPPVVIVVTAYATMETAIDSIKLGVYDYLVKPFNMDQVLHAVHRAVEKRRLEKENVQLKEMVVLYNASEAISSSLQTSTIIDVMLEAAFAQSRADLAVLYLREDDGSLLSVARHRSGDFAELEGAEFMQSLARDIDISWLPDIFDGQGSRIFDPGDRSVEPMMRTSSTEQQFHSLLSISLKANNRYLGILNLFSLTPGFTFSEKESRALYILSAKGASAIQNAFLYENTQQNYLQTIKSFAYALEAKDQYTHGHSQQVTRYAEILAQGLKLDPQQINLLTQAALLHDIGKIGISEAILNKPGRLTDEEFQVIKKHPVTGKHILTPISSLAPIVPIVYHHHERWDGGGYPEGLQGEKIPLMARILTVADAFDAMTSNRAYRQPMATEEAFQELGACAGSQFDPLLVGIFQRQRQVVEQLMVLR
- a CDS encoding ParA family protein, encoding MRKIACQNLKGGTGKTTTVVNLAHYLAQQGRKVLVVDLDAQGSVGVSLGVEAEHGLYELLIDNCPLADCVIEARENLYCLLSDQSVAACETILVAKTRREEILSRGLSQVAEVLPGVEVVLLDCSPSLSILSQNALVYADELIIPVSMDFLALVGANHVFDNLGMIEEYFHKKLKILGIVPTFFDKRVNMSKEVLAALREQYGSLVMSPVRVDTKLKQASSARQTIFEFHEKSRAAFDYLQVGEELFP
- the cobU gene encoding bifunctional adenosylcobinamide kinase/adenosylcobinamide-phosphate guanylyltransferase; its protein translation is MDHQSTILITGGARSGKSTFAQQLAEQLPGPRAYLATAQIHDQEMAVRVARHQELRGSAWQATIEEPYQLHDTLQQAASQYQVILVDCITLWLTNLLLSNEHNPTAVLRLVDAFLSSLPQIPATIIFVTNEVGSGIVPDNPLGRAFRDLAGTANQRLAAVCQEVYLVCCGLPLKLK